The following is a genomic window from Leptidea sinapis chromosome 1, ilLepSina1.1, whole genome shotgun sequence.
GTAACAATTGCGAATGTTGCGCTGCGGAATGAAGAACTCGGTCGGCTTGTAGTAAGCGTGGTACACCTCAATGTTCTCCGACCCAAACCTGtccatattatattcaaatattgaaataaggatgtgacatcacttgttgaaagtctaaaactaaacttgagaagaattcaaattcaaatatttttattcaaaataggatttataatcacttattgaacgtcaaaatctattgggcgcaacaaactcagccggcctttttttatcaaaaatatatgttttgaaagtaatattgtacaattaaacttgttatttaatagcctgagagcggtcgctctattcccaatctgtggtatcattagggAAGTCGttcatgttatagtaaccttaaacacaaacgttttttagcaattcttttgaataacgtgcTCGATGATGAATATACGAGATACATATTAAACATTGTGAATACTGGACTGTGTTTAGTGGCTGgccattgtataataatatgcataTGCAATAATATACAGATTTTAGATTCCTTTTCTGTAATGTCAGTATATGTCAAATATTTTCGAGAGCAAAACTGCTTGATAACGTCAAGCACgagaaatcaataataattctcAAAAAAACTTCATGAGACAGACGTGGTGATGATTATTGAGCCGCGATGTCATGTGACACTTGACATAGCTGATgctgtattataatattgttgaaTGTTTAAGCTGCAGATTCATAACAAAACAGGTCCATTTTTGTTAAAGCCTttcgtgatattttttttttatctacacccatgctccACAAATCCtgtattaaagattctaaaacagttactttattgccaacattaaaacacctaatgtcctagtaaccattacatcatccaaacgagtgttgtaatgatatttagtacaacattacaacactcatttttaatgttagcagtaagctaactctttcagaattttttatagaggattcTTTTTATGGGTGAAGATAAACtatcttgtatgcaactgttgataattaggtattaaagcattcatgtgatactattatcacccacattcgtgttttaataccccttattacaagacagttgcataaataactattaatgttGTCATCGTGCCTATAACACGTGGTCTACCTTGTAGTAAAAATAAAGCTTCACTACTGGTAGCAGCAAAATCCATAGCCTCTAGTAAGTGGAAGTGGGTGGGCCATATTTATCGGAGGTCCGATGGAAGATGGATTAAAAAGTTGTTGGGGTGGAGACCACGAAAGGGGTTCAGGAATGTTGGGAGACAACCAGCAAGATGGACGGACGATTTGATGCGAGCGGCTGGGAAGGACTGGATGCGGAAAACTCTGGACCGCACAAAATGGTCTAAAATGGAAGAGACCTTTACTCAGCATTGGGTAGatcaaggttgaagaagaagaagtggtTGCAGCTGTAAGAACTGACCTAGCCACAGCCGTCTCCTCGCTCAGGCCCACGCAGCCGTACTCCAGCGGCGTGAAGATCGTGGTGGCCACGTTGTCGTAGTCCATGAGCTGCGTCGCTCCCGCGAACAGACGCCTCGCCAGCAGGCGGCCCGCGTGGATGGCCACCGGCGTCAGCTCTGGCCGTCCCTCCAGCACGTCCCCTACAGCGTATATGTGAGGCACGTTCGTCTGCTCCGTCTCAGCTACGATCTTACCGTTCTCCGATAAACTCTGAAagtttacaattaaataatattttttttaaatacaaacatttaCTAGTGGGAtgcgcctttgcacaggatgccggctagattatgggtaccacaacggcgcctattgctgccgcgaagcggtaatgtgtaagcattattgggtTTCGGTTCGaagagcaccgtagctagtgaaattactgggcaaatgagacttaatatcttgtctcagtGAAGAACGCAGTTGTAATGCTGCACAGAATCttcaggtttttcaagaatcctgagtggcacggcattgtaatgggcaggacgtatcaattcccatcaactgaacgtccgctcgtctagtcccttattttcatttaaaaaaaaaaaaaaaaaaacaatttttatatatagtttttttgtttttttatagtaCCTTTGAGATTTAACTTATCATTGAACAACAACAGCCTACAACATTGCCTGCTAACATTTGATATTTGATTTAGAGATAATATCGAAGAAGAATGTCCAGTCCAACTCGCTTCAGAGAttacagtaaaaaaaacttgaattgaagtactataatataaacattttcttCATACACATATTAATTACTAATGAATATATTTAGGTAGATGTGACCAAAACGacagctttataatataatcgTGATTATCTGGTGTCAAGCTATAGCGTGGTGAAATCAATCAAGCAAAAAAACTCACCAACACTCCAGCTGCCTCCAAATGTAGGTTCTTTGTGAGTGCATACCGCCCGGTCGCTATTAGCACTGTGTCGAAGACATCTTCCGCTCtgaaacattacaaatattattataaattttatataataaatgaaaatgtattgcTAAGGGCAGTTCAGTAATACCTCAAACTTACGCGATATGTGGGATTGAGCGATATCCACGTAACTCAGCCCgagttatcttattttaaaaatacatacatatatcacttTTGATTGCAGCTAGAGAgtgaaaaaaatcatttaatatgATCATAGAGTATtagataatacaaatattatgtacttaattGGAAACTTAAGCTATTTTGGTATGCAAAGGTTTCACAAAATCAATCAGTGTCAActgaaaattcaattatttttaacatactcaAAGTTTGCTCACAGTATTCTGTGTGGTACGAGATTAATGCGCAAATCGGGGTAGCGTAAGTCAGAGTATAACTGTATACAttttttggtccttcgagccggaaaGTTTATAACTTAATACTAACTGTTCCTTAGTTTCGTTGTTAACCCATCTAGCCTTCAACTGGCCCGATTCAAGTTTTTCGACTGATAGCGGCACACACTTGTGGAACAACTTCACACCCTTCTCCTCCATCTCGTTGGTGACCATGCTCGCCATCTGTTGATCGAAACCACGCAACGGCACCGAACGGATTAGCACTGTTGTTGGGTAGCCCAAGGAGTTGAGAAAGCCGGCACATTCAAGACCAATATCTGTCGAACAATGAAAAAAGTTATGTAATGATGTAATGTATATTGATCTCAAAGCAACATAGCTTTTGGAAAATAAAGTAGTTAATACTATGTTTAAGATCCACATACGAATAAAagaaggccggcaacactcctgtgaaaCAGCAATAGAAATTTTTGCTCAGAGCAAGATCATACCTTAACAAAGCattaaacaacaaacaaaaaaagaacTTAGCTGCCTGATATCTGCAATGAACCCATTCTTATTAAATTCGTTTACCTAAATTTATCATGCTTAAATGGATTCACTCagatattatttgatttaagaGAAATTATTAACATACACAAAGTACATCATAGAACAATAGTTTACGCAATACACGGCCTCTAATGCACAGGCATATTTTTTACACTTTGGGTGTAGATTGTAGCAAATATCTTGTGTACATTTTTTTACAGCGCATACTGGCACACAGCTTTCTAGCTTAAAGCTAGCAGATCAGtgattgtttttaaattgtttaagtcgtttttgattttataacatgtaatattttttcttcataatattatttgagataaagtaaattttcaacaaacatgtaacaaaaaatcttattttgtgcattcaaatacatatttgaatattataactAGAGCAATCAGCAGGAGAACTAGTTCTGTTTgcataatagaataataattaagtaaataaacttACATCCAGCTCCAACAACGAGGGTCTTGCCTGGAGGATGACCCAAGCTGAATACATCATCGCTGGTAATACAGTACTCCAAGGCTCCGGGTATGTCTGGGTAGTGGGGTCGTCCACCGACAGCTATCACAATATTCTTTGCCGTTAACTCCTTCTTACTTCCATTCTTGAGTGTTGCAACAATAGTATGCTTATCTTTGAACTCTCCTAAGCCATTTATGTACTCAATTTTCTTATCTCTCAAGTCCACCCTAGTTACCCAGTTTACAGACTTAATATGATTTTGCACGGCCTGTGTCAGTGCCGACCAGTTAATTTTAATCTGATCTAATGAAGGCACTTCCCAGCCATATGCTACTGATTCCTGGAATATTTCAAGTTTGTGTTAACAAACAATTACAACAACAGTTTTTGATAAGAAAAAATGTCTAACAATGTAATCCTACCGATAAGTCTTACATGAAAACtacacatctatatatataaaaatgaattgctgttcgttagtctcgcttaaactcgagaacggctggaccgatttgacaagtttaggtcttgaattatttgtggaagtcgagagaaggtttaaaaggtgaatgaataggaaaatgctcggagttaaattaacaacaaatttgtttttcctttgatgtgtccatacataagttctatgagagaattgattgacgcacggtttgacagttctgctgtgaaacaatttcattacgacagcagggtgcatattttaagaagtgatttttgatgttatgatatattattgacaaattcataagaaaacattattttatttattatatacagaacaacgtctgtcgggtcagctagtttatgaTAGTTTTAAGTAGATAATCTATCGCCATCAATGTACTTTGCATTCGTGTTGAGGAAAAATTTAACTGTATGGGTTAGTAAAATATTACTTGGAGATACAATatgaaactattttaaaaataatactacaagcaACTGTCCagtaataaataagattaaaaataaaatgtaatgtcCAGCTATAACATCAACAATACTGCAATTacacatataatttaaaataggaatataattatttacttgaccgtcaacaaaaatatatttcgttTGTCCATTGTCCATCTTGTCTCACAAAAACAAAAGTTAAgttataattagttttattttttaactttcaaatacagatatgtatttaaataagtagACTTCTTTGTGGGGAGAATATAGCAAAACTATtgcgtatttatttataaacccAATCTCGACCATCATGTTGAATGTAGCaaccaatatacgataatttatatttgtacagtttattcttttttactttttatgaaatatttattatattattaaaaacaagcTTCATATATTGGCTGCAAcgccttacaaactaatttgttatatgtaatacgagggctgcactataaaagtatcgggaatgaaatatttccactgttcctgccatattaaaatctttttaattgaaaactccttgatTTTAagaatcgaataccatttatttatttaaaaaaagattctcggtcttgtcaaacatgtttagtcgttgagaaaatggaattgactcgagaaaattctagagcgatgacttattatgactttcgaagtggtttaacgcAAAAACAGtggtgtgttgaccggatgatttctgcatttggtgatgaagccccatccaaaaccacaatttatcgctggtttgttgaatttcaacgtggacgtgtcaagctcagtgatgattcccgtcaaggtcgtccaaaaactgcagtcaccaaagaaaacgttgtaaaataatctatttgattgaaCAAAGTGACCATTGAGATTCTTGTATGTTTTACTCACTGGCCAAGcacttttccgaacatatggtagatttagtaatttaaaaaatatattcatagtAACGTTTCaatagcgcttagtttaagccaaattgaataataaactttatttagaaTATTTCACTTGACTTTGACCTATTTGCAAACAAAAACAGGCACCTACCACTTTTCTATTTTTGGATATCTTCAGCGAAAGAAGTTTTTAGAAACAATTGTCTACAAATAAGTAGgtacaagtaaaataaaatgttccaaatttgaaaatttcaaagttattcaaaaatattctattcgatTCCAGCGTCTGGTCACAGTTTTTGTTTAGatattgtttttgatatatgtataaataaataaaatagggtttttgtaattttagtgaatttatgtTGGTGTTATTTTATACCGTAATGTGACAGACAAGACAATTAACGCTGGCATCTTCATGAAGGCTGTACACAATGTTGTGACGGAACGGTTTTGTGTCAGTCGTTACACTGTTCAGAGGACCTGGACTAGGTTTCAAACCGGTTCTTTGTGAAGAACACTGGATCAGGAAGAAAACGACGTACCTACTAGAGCCCAACTACGATCGATAAATTGTGAGCCAAGCTGTAATAAATCGGAAGTCAACCTACAGTAACATCAAAAACAATATGTTGAAGATGTTAGAAATGAGTTGAAATTATTGAAAGTTTAAAATTTTGGCCATAATTGTCCGACGTGGACGGAtgcagaataataataatattgacacactttttacacaaattatcttgccccaagttaagtatatacagcctgtgttatgggttacaatgatatatttaatacaatatacttacataaacatacataaattcatataaacatacataaatacatttaaacatccatgactcgaaaacaaacatccatattcatcatataaatgcttgcacctaccgggattccaacccgggaccttctagcttagtaggtaggatcgctaaccactcggctatacaggtcgttggAGGAATTTAGCATCGTTTTATTTTCTAATGAAGCCCGAATCTATTTGGTGAGGACCTACGTCGCAAAGTGCTAAGAAGACCAGAAGAGCGTTATGCAGATGTAGGATTTGAAGAAATTACCCTGTACGGTGGAGGCTCTTACAGAGTTTTCGTAGTAAATGGCTGTTTAAAGCTACACCAAATAACGTAATGAGGAATAAACCTCATGTACAACCAGCTTTAGCTGTCACAGTGAGTGCTGCGATGGACGACAATGCTCAAGCACAACGAACGGGAGACGTAGACGCTATCTTAGGGCCGCTATCCatagaaatcgccaaaatagcgcatagttcACACCATTTCCTGACGGTTTGTATAAagctttaaatatttacaaaaaaaatctatatccacagaatatgagaagataattaattttttcattacatttctattttttatagacagtgcgaaaaaaaatcaccaaaatacccctaacttttacagttggagccatcattcaatctagataaaaattgtatgaaaattaaTTCTGTGGCCTGGTGCTAATAGGGCCAATATCAATAATCATTGTTTTCTTAGCGGCTTAAGTATACTGCAGcccttttatcatttttttttacctaACTGTATGAAAGCGCACACTACACTGGCCTTTTTTACATAGTACCTTTTGAAAGATTGTTAATACACTAATGCCCTTTTAgcacaaaaaaatatcatacttttacaataaactGGCAT
Proteins encoded in this region:
- the LOC126964550 gene encoding thioredoxin reductase 1, mitochondrial isoform X3, which translates into the protein MAPIDGTYDYDLAVIGGGSGGLACAKEAVNQGARVAVLDYVTPSPQGTKWGLGGTCVNVGCIPKKLMHQAAILGESIHESVAYGWEVPSLDQIKINWSALTQAVQNHIKSVNWVTRVDLRDKKIEYINGLGEFKDKHTIVATLKNGSKKELTAKNIVIAVGGRPHYPDIPGALEYCITSDDVFSLGHPPGKTLVVGAGYIGLECAGFLNSLGYPTTVLIRSVPLRGFDQQMASMVTNEMEEKGVKLFHKCVPLSVEKLESGQLKARWVNNETKEQAEDVFDTVLIATGRYALTKNLHLEAAGVLSLSENGKIVAETEQTNVPHIYAVGDVLEGRPELTPVAIHAGRLLARRLFAGATQLMDYDNVATTIFTPLEYGCVGLSEETAVARFGSENIEVYHAYYKPTEFFIPQRNIRNCYLKAVALREAPQRILGLHFVGPVAGEVIQGFAAAMKCGITMEQLMNTVGIHPTVAEEFTRLNITKRSGKDPNPASCCS
- the LOC126964550 gene encoding thioredoxin reductase 1, mitochondrial isoform X1; the encoded protein is MTIFNNFMKIYYIVKPRKRNDALVFLAKRTFSHGTYDYDLAVIGGGSGGLACAKEAVNQGARVAVLDYVTPSPQGTKWGLGGTCVNVGCIPKKLMHQAAILGESIHESVAYGWEVPSLDQIKINWSALTQAVQNHIKSVNWVTRVDLRDKKIEYINGLGEFKDKHTIVATLKNGSKKELTAKNIVIAVGGRPHYPDIPGALEYCITSDDVFSLGHPPGKTLVVGAGYIGLECAGFLNSLGYPTTVLIRSVPLRGFDQQMASMVTNEMEEKGVKLFHKCVPLSVEKLESGQLKARWVNNETKEQAEDVFDTVLIATGRYALTKNLHLEAAGVLSLSENGKIVAETEQTNVPHIYAVGDVLEGRPELTPVAIHAGRLLARRLFAGATQLMDYDNVATTIFTPLEYGCVGLSEETAVARFGSENIEVYHAYYKPTEFFIPQRNIRNCYLKAVALREAPQRILGLHFVGPVAGEVIQGFAAAMKCGITMEQLMNTVGIHPTVAEEFTRLNITKRSGKDPNPASCCS
- the LOC126964550 gene encoding thioredoxin reductase 1, mitochondrial isoform X2 gives rise to the protein MAPIGWMCCSRKTKSVSPISPLDKDGTYDYDLAVIGGGSGGLACAKEAVNQGARVAVLDYVTPSPQGTKWGLGGTCVNVGCIPKKLMHQAAILGESIHESVAYGWEVPSLDQIKINWSALTQAVQNHIKSVNWVTRVDLRDKKIEYINGLGEFKDKHTIVATLKNGSKKELTAKNIVIAVGGRPHYPDIPGALEYCITSDDVFSLGHPPGKTLVVGAGYIGLECAGFLNSLGYPTTVLIRSVPLRGFDQQMASMVTNEMEEKGVKLFHKCVPLSVEKLESGQLKARWVNNETKEQAEDVFDTVLIATGRYALTKNLHLEAAGVLSLSENGKIVAETEQTNVPHIYAVGDVLEGRPELTPVAIHAGRLLARRLFAGATQLMDYDNVATTIFTPLEYGCVGLSEETAVARFGSENIEVYHAYYKPTEFFIPQRNIRNCYLKAVALREAPQRILGLHFVGPVAGEVIQGFAAAMKCGITMEQLMNTVGIHPTVAEEFTRLNITKRSGKDPNPASCCS